A portion of the Rhinolophus sinicus isolate RSC01 linkage group LG03, ASM3656204v1, whole genome shotgun sequence genome contains these proteins:
- the LOC141570609 gene encoding dehydrogenase/reductase SDR family member 2, mitochondrial-like isoform X1, with amino-acid sequence MTATLRAASWAFRGLHCSSVPLSARMSSQRADGRCALAEKVAVTTGSTKGIGFAIARRLAQDGAHVVVSSRKQQNVDRAVAALQGEGLSVTGTVCHVEKVDDRRRLVATALEHSGGVDFLVCNAAVNPLVGSTMGTSEQVWDKILSVNVKAPALLLSQLLPHMEKRGRGAVILVSSVSAYIPHVELGAYNVSKTALLGLTRTLALELAPRGIRVNCLVPGIIETDFSKVVSTGHVPCSLGWLCGDTVRGLRGKGDTSLQLRSSPSSELSCDPVHQH; translated from the exons ATGACTGCCACTCTCAGGGCTGCGTCGTGGGCATTTAGAGGTCTTCATTGCTCCTCGGTCCCTCTCTCAGCCAGAATGAGCAGCCAAAGAGCAGATGGGCGCTGTGCCCTGGCTGAGAAAGTGGCTGTGACCACTGGGTCCACAAAAGG GATCGGCTTCGCCATCGCCAGGCGTCTGGCCCAGGACGGGGCCCACGTGGTGGTCAGCAGCCGGAAGCAGCAGAACGTGGACCGGGCTGTGGCAGCACTGCAGGGGGAGGGGCTGAGTGTGACGGGCACCGTGTGCCACGTGGAGAAAGTTGACGACCGGAGGCGGCTGGTGGCCACG GCCCTGGAGCACAGTGGAGGTGTGGACTTCCTGGTGTGCAATGCTGCTGTCAACCCCCTGGTGGGGAGCACCATGGGGACCAGTGAGCAAGTGTGGGACAAG ATCCTGAGTGTCAACGTGAAGGCCCCAGCCTTGCTGCTGAGCCAGCTGCTGCCCCACATGGAGAAGAGAGG GAGGGGTGCTGTCATCCTGGTCTCTTCCGTTTCAGCTTATATACCACATGTG GAGCTGGGTGCCTACAATGTCAGTAAGACAGCCCTGCTGGGCCTCACCCGGACACTGGCGTTGGAGCTGGCCCCCAGGGGCATCCGGGTGAACTGCCTGGTTCCAGGAATAATCGAGACTGACTTCAGCAAAGTGGTGAGCACTGGGCATGTCCCCTGTTCCCTAGGCTGGCTGTGTGGAGACACTGTCCGAGGACTAAGGGGGAAAGGGGACACATCCTTACAGCTGAGGTCCTCACCATCCTCTGAACTCAGCTGTGACCCAGTCCATCAACACTGA
- the LOC141570609 gene encoding dehydrogenase/reductase SDR family member 2, mitochondrial-like isoform X2, whose protein sequence is MTATLRAASWAFRGLHCSSVPLSARMSSQRADGRCALAEKVAVTTGSTKGIGFAIARRLAQDGAHVVVSSRKQQNVDRAVAALQGEGLSVTGTVCHVEKVDDRRRLVATALEHSGGVDFLVCNAAVNPLVGSTMGTSEQVWDKILSVNVKAPALLLSQLLPHMEKRGRGAVILVSSVSAYIPHVELGAYNVSKTALLGLTRTLALELAPRGIRVNCLVPGIIETDFSKVAYENEAFWNKFKENHQLQRIGQPEDCAGLVSFLCSPDASYITGENIVVAGFSPRL, encoded by the exons ATGACTGCCACTCTCAGGGCTGCGTCGTGGGCATTTAGAGGTCTTCATTGCTCCTCGGTCCCTCTCTCAGCCAGAATGAGCAGCCAAAGAGCAGATGGGCGCTGTGCCCTGGCTGAGAAAGTGGCTGTGACCACTGGGTCCACAAAAGG GATCGGCTTCGCCATCGCCAGGCGTCTGGCCCAGGACGGGGCCCACGTGGTGGTCAGCAGCCGGAAGCAGCAGAACGTGGACCGGGCTGTGGCAGCACTGCAGGGGGAGGGGCTGAGTGTGACGGGCACCGTGTGCCACGTGGAGAAAGTTGACGACCGGAGGCGGCTGGTGGCCACG GCCCTGGAGCACAGTGGAGGTGTGGACTTCCTGGTGTGCAATGCTGCTGTCAACCCCCTGGTGGGGAGCACCATGGGGACCAGTGAGCAAGTGTGGGACAAG ATCCTGAGTGTCAACGTGAAGGCCCCAGCCTTGCTGCTGAGCCAGCTGCTGCCCCACATGGAGAAGAGAGG GAGGGGTGCTGTCATCCTGGTCTCTTCCGTTTCAGCTTATATACCACATGTG GAGCTGGGTGCCTACAATGTCAGTAAGACAGCCCTGCTGGGCCTCACCCGGACACTGGCGTTGGAGCTGGCCCCCAGGGGCATCCGGGTGAACTGCCTGGTTCCAGGAATAATCGAGACTGACTTCAGCAAAGTG GCGTATGAGAATGAGGCTTTCTGGAACAAGTTCAAAGAAAACCACCAGCTGCAGAG GATAGGGCAGCCTGAGGACTGTGCAGGCCTCGTGTCCTTCCTGTGCTCTCCAGATGCCAGCTACATCACCGGCGAGAATATCGTGGTGGCTGGATTCTCCCCTCGGCTCTGA